From the Alteromonas sp. CI.11.F.A3 genome, the window CTAAAGTGCACTATCTATTGATTGTCATCCGACGCCATTATTTCCTTTCCTGTTTATTGGAGCTAGCGGCGCTTTCTACGTCCTTTCGACCGGCCTTTACCCTTAGAAATAAAGGGGTCAGAGTACATTACTTAGACCCCATTTTTTCTTAGGCTATCTAAAGTGATCTACCTGTTAAATGTACACCGACCCCATTTTTCAAACTAGCGGCGCTTTTTACGTCCTTTCGACCGGCCTTTACCCTTCGGTTTATCGTCAGCTTCAAAATTCCCGTATAAGTCTTCTTCTATCTTAACTGTAGGTGGCTTCGGTTTTGGTTTTGGCGCAAAACCGGAAATAAAGGTCTTTTTAAATTGTCTGCCCAGAAGGCGTTCGATGGTTTTTAGCTGCTTTGCTTCGTCGTCGCTGAATAGCGAAATAGCCAATCCCTCTGACGACGCTCTGCCTGTACGGCCAATTCTATGAATATAGTCTTCGGCTACATAGGGCAGGTCGACATTAATCACACAGGGTAATTGCTGAATATCAATACCTCTAGCGGCAAGGTCTGTTCCAATCAGAACCTTAATGCTGCCATCTCTAAAACCATTTAGCGCTAATGTGCGAGCTTGCTGTGTTCTATTTGCATGAATAGACTCTGCCGCAATGCCTTTCGCTTCAAGCTCATTCCTTAAGCTATCTGCACCGCGTTTAGTGCGCGTAAATACCAATATTTGAGACCAGTCATTGTTTTCAATAAGGTAAATAAGAAGCTCGTTTTTTCGCTCCTTGTCTACCGGATGCAATACTTGCGTGATCTTTTCGATATGATCTTTGGCTGTAGCTAACTCGATAGTTTTAGGGTTGTTCAGCATCGTGGCTGCTAATGTTTTAATTTCTTTTGAAAATGTGGCTGAAAATAACAGCGTTTGACGCTTCTCTGGCAGAAGCTTTTGTATGTGATGAATATGGTCAATAAAGCCTAAGTCCAGCATGCGGTCGGCTTCATCTAGCACCAATATTTCAAGATGGTCGAAGTTAATATCACCTTGCTCATATAAATCTAGCAAGCGCCCCGGTGTTGCGATGAGAATATCGACACCTTGCGCTAATTCATATTTTTGAGGCTCAATTCGCACGCCACCAAACACGGCGGTTGAGCGAAGATTTAGATTTTGGCTATATTGTTCAACGTTTTGAGCAACCTGTGCGGCAAGCTCGCGAGTAGGGGCAATAATAAGCGCCCTTATATCCTTGGTTTCTAGGCGCGGCTTGTCTACCAATAGCTGCAAAATGGGTAATGAAAAACTCGCTGTTTTCCCCGTTCCTGTTTGAGCAATTGCGATAAGGTCTTGCTTACTCAATATTGCTGGAATGGCTTCCTGCTGAATTGGCGAGGCCGAGGTATAGCCCTTGTCAGCAACGGTGTTTAAAAGTTCAGTACATAAGCCTAAATCGCTAAATGACATAAGAGGGAACCCTACAACGCATTAAAATTGGCGCCATGATACTTGAATATAGGGGGCAGAGTACACTGGCTACCCAAAAGTACGTTATCTCCCAACAAGTTCTTACTCTACTTAAAATTGCTTTGGTTTCATTTCTGCGCCGCTTCTACTTGAAGGCTATTTTTTTGAATTCTGTTTCTGTAGCCCTGTTTCTAACTCATCATTTCTTAGTTATGTCCTTTTTGACCCGCTAAGATTAAGTTTTTGCCCTACCATCCATGTATAAACAGGCATAATATCTTTATCAACAATCATCTGGGCATACCTGTATGTTGATACTTAAACCTAATTGCGAATGCTGTAATGCTTCATTACCTGCAAACTCATCAAAGGCTTACATTTGCACTTACGAATGTACGTTTTGCGAAGATTGTTTAACGGGAATATTGCAAGGGATTTGCCCTAACTGCGGCGGTGACTTGCAAAAAAGGCCTATACGCCCTGAAAAAGCCTATCGGCCAGGGCTGGGTTTACAGTATCACAGTGCAAGTACCCAGAGGATAATAGGGCAACTTAGCGACCAAGAAATCACTACATTTGTAGACAAAATGAAACATATTCCGGCGCATCAGCGCTAATTTAATTAATGGCAGCGAAAAGGGTAGGGTATGTTAGGTAAAGATTTATTGATCGCAATATTTATTGTGGTGATATGGGGCGTGAATTTCGTTGCAATTGCTTGGGGGTTAGAAGGTATGCCTCCTTTATTAATGGGCGGTTTACGCTTCTTGCTAGTAGCTTCGGTGGGAGCCTTATTTTTCAAACGACCCAACACGCCGTTTATATGGTGGGTGGCCTATGCTGTGCCCATTAGCTTCCTGCAATTTGCATTTCTATTTTCGGCTATGGCCTATGGCATGCCGGCAGGATTAGCGTCGCTTGCATTGCAAGCACAGGCGTTGTTTACCATGATTTTTGCTATGTTTTTCTTGAAGGAATCAATAAAAAATTATCAGGTGTGGGCCTTTTTTATTGCCGCGTTTGGTTTAACGTTTATTGCACTGAGTAAAGATGAACACAGCATTACTGCGTTGGGGTTTGGCTTAACCATGGCAGGCGCGGCAAGCTGGGCTTTGGGTAATATTAGCGCCAGAAGCATTAGCAATCGGGGCTTTAATTCGAACGTTAATTTAGTGGTGTGGAGTGCATGGGTACCGCCTATTCCATTTTTTATTGGTAGTTATTTTATTGAAGGCCCCGAGCAAATCATCGCTAGTTTAAGTGGGTTTAGTTGGGTGTCGTTTGGCGCGTTATTGTATTTGGCGGTTGGGGCCACTATTACCGGATATGGGCTTTGGAGCTACCTGTTAACTCGTTACCCCGCTGGCCAAATAGCTCCTTTGTCACTAGGTGTTCCCGTTGTAGGGCTAAGTTCTGCTGCGCTAATGCTTGGCGAAAGCATTACGCCTATGCAGTGGTTGGGTATTATTTTGGTATTGTTTGGCCTTCTACTTAATACCTTTGGTGGTCGTTTTCGCCGTAAAGTAGCAGTGAGTGTATGATGGCTGAGTCTATTAACACTTATGAAGCTGACACTTTGGATGCTGACACTCTAGATACTGACAGTTTCGGTACTGGCTCTCTCGGTACTGGCATTCTTGGCGCTGGCATAAGTACAAATGCCGATACTGAAAATGATACTATTCCCATCTACATAGTATTGCTGCCTGAACTTTTGATGTTAGATGTGGTAGGGCCCGCAGAAGTGTTCGCTTATGCTAATCGCTACGGAAAAATTCATTTTAAACTGCATTTTGTTGGGCCAGAAACCACACTTAAAAATTCCCTTGGTATGAGCTTAACGGTAGACCCTCTACCAAGAACCGTCGAGCCAAACGCTTGGCTATTAGTAACCGGCATGGTGGGTAATGAACTTAAGCTTGATACGCTGCCGTTGCAAAAGGTATGTGGGTGGTTAGCAGAGCATCAATTCGCAAAAGTGATAAGTGTGTGTGCGGGGGCCTTAGTGTTGGCAAAAGCGGGGCTGCTCAATAATAAAAAATGTACCACGCACTTTATGCACTGCAATGAGTTATCTGCTTTACTTACCGCTAAGCAAGTACTCGAAAATCGCTTGTTTGTGCAAGATGGTAATGTTTATACCAGTGCTGGCGTATCGGCTGGAATTGATTTGGCGCTTCACTTGGTACAACAGCAAGTTGGCCCCCAAGTATCTGCAAAGATAGCCAGGCAAATGGTATTGTTTATTCGCCGAGGAATGCAAGATCCTAGCTTGTCACCGTATTTGGAGCACAGAAACCATTTACAGCAAAGAATTCATACTATTCAAGATAAGATTCAGCAAGACCCCGCTAGAAGTTGGAGCCTAGATGAACTGGCTGATTTAGGGCATTGCAGTAAACGCCATTTTGCGCGCATATTTAAAGACAGCACCGGCATTACTAGTAAAGAGTATATTTACAAATTGCGATTAAGTCTGGCCCAGCAACTCTTGCAGAGCTCGCCGCTACAAGTAGAAGAAATCGCCCAGCGGTGCGGGTTTGAAGACTCAAGGCAGTTTAGGCGCCTTTGGGCTAGATACCACAGCAGCCCGCCATCATCGTATCGGTAGGGTGTTGGCGGTCTGCGAAATAAAGCAAAATTAGCCGATGTTAGCGCAAGTGAGCCGTAGTGAATAAACATGCGTAAACATCGTTATTAATCATTATTTGCGTGGCACATTACGATGTGACAAGTATTACGCGAACCTTTTACAAGGTTAAAAACGACTATGCGAAAACGTATCACGCGACAAAAAATAGCCCTCCTTATTACCTTGCTAGCGACCTCCTTCGTTGCGACGTCTCAGTCTGAGTTGCCAACTCAAATCGACATGAAAGGCAGTAAGGGCACTACACTCGTTGGAAAAGCCATTACTTCATTTGAAAACCCATGGGCGATGGCGTTTTTACCTGATGGGCATAGTTTGGTTACAGAAAAGGCTGGCACGCTGTGGCTGCTTGATAAGAACCAGCAGAAACGCTTTGCAGTCACTAACACTCCCAACGTTCAAGCGCGAGGACAGGGCGGTTTAGGCGATGTTATTGTTCACCCTGAATTTAATACTAATAACACCATCTACATTTCTTATATCGAGCGCGATCCTAAAGACGATGCCTACAGCGGGGCAGTGATTGAACGCGCAACGTTAACCATTTCTGATAGCGGTGCAAACTTGTCTGACAGAGAGCTTATTTGGCACCAATCCCCCAAAGTTACCGGAAATGGCCACTATTCCCATCGAATGGTGATTTCTCCAGATGGCTACTTGTTTATTACTTCCGGAGACAGACAAAAATTTACGCCGGCCCAAAATATGGCAATGAATTTGGGAAAAGTTTTACGCTTGAACGCTGATGGTAGCGTGCCCCAAGATAATCCTTTTTATGGCAACGGTAGCGTGACAGAACAAATATGGACGCTAGGTCACCGCAATCCCCTCGGCATTGATTTTGATGAGCAAGGGAATTTGTGGTCCCACGAAATGGGGCCGCGTCATGGTGATGAACTCAACGTTATTGAAAAAGCACGCAACTACGGTTACCCCATTGTTTCGCAAGGCGACCATTATTCAGGCGTGAAAATACCGAACCACGAAGATTACCCTATTTATAAAGCACCAGAAAATGCGTGGGTACCAGCCATAAGTCCCGCGGGCTTTATTATTTATAAAGGTGATTTACATAATGGCTGGAAAGGTAATGGCTTCATAGGTGGTTTATCATCTGAAGCATTAGTGCGGGTTACTTTCAGCCAAGACGGACAAAAGTGGAGTGTGGAAGAAGCGGAACGTTACGAGTGGGGCAAACGGGTTCGTGAAGTGGAACAAGATAATAAAGGCAACATATATGTACTTGAAGACAAAGAACACGGTCGTTTAATAAAACTTCAGCCAAGTAATTAGCAGCTAAAACATAATAGGTTAAATTGAAAGAGCACAAAAAAGCCCGAGTAAATCGGGCTTTGATTACCTAACAATCCGTTAAAACGCGTAACGGGCATTCAGGCTTATAAAATCTACACCATCCCATGCTTCGTAAGTGGCACCTACCGCGATGTTGTCTGTAAAGTAATAGTATGCAGATACACCCAACGCCGTTTCTGACTCTTCGGCAATATCTAAGTAACTGATGTTAGCACCCAGTTCAAGTGCGTTTGTCACCATAGAGCGTACGCCGATAGTGGCACCAAAACCGTTGTCATCTTCAGATTCCGAATTACCTTGAGCTGAAGCGCCTACTTCCAAGTTCTCATAAGTCACTTGGGCATATACATCAGTACTTTCTGTTACATTAAAGCGATACCCACCACCCAGTGACAGTTGGGATAGATCTACGTCAACGTCTTGGCCAAAAACATTTACGTCTTCGCTCACATCGCGATAGCGTCCAGTAAGGTAGAAACCTTCACCAAGCGCTTTAGAAAATGAGGCGTTAAAACCTGATGGCGAAAAATCATCGCCGTCGATTTCAGTTTGTACATAACCAAGTTCAGCGAGATCCCACTTCGGGTCTTCAGCTAAAGCTGGCGAAGAAGCCACAATAAGTGCGACCATAGATGCGGCTAATTTATTTCTTAATTCCATTTAAATGTCCTTATAAAATCACATTGCTTTGCGAATGCGGCCTAAATTTAGCATCGACTAAATTTTGCGTCCACCGATTAAACCCATTTTATTTATTGCTATTGATTAGCGTGAGTTAGCAATTTTTCGTAGGCTTGCGAGAACCCATCAAGGGAAAAGGGGAGTGTCGTTTGTTCTTTTTCGGCATTCATAAAAGCAACCATAAAGCGCTTGCCATTATTAAGTTCTGCTAGCATGGTATCGTCGACAACAATATTACTTTCACACACTTTAGTATCACACTGCTGAATGCTGATGCGAACCGGCTTTCCTTCATCTATTTTTATACCTAAACCGAATTCTTTCTTTGCAGTGCTGCTAAATCTTAGCGTAAGAATAGGTTGTTTTTGTGCAGAAAGTGCAATGTTTATAGCACCTACAACGCCAGCTTTTTCATTGTTGCGAGCAATCAATACTTGGTTAATGAAGCAATGGTTATCTTTGCACTGATAGCTCCACCTCTCTGAAACACTGCTCTTCGAAGTCATTGGTGCCGCAGTTGATGGAGAGGCGAGGTGTGTTTGTGCTTTTGCGTTAAATGTAAATACGAGAAGAAGGGCTGCTAATTTCGCAATATTGGGTTGCGATAATATGAAACTCATTGTCAATTTCCAGTGTAAAAAAAGAAGGGGCTGTGAAGCCCCATGTAAACAACTTAAATTAACCGATAATGGGCTTATTTAGTTCTTTTACGTGCGCGGATGGCGAATAATCCAAAAGCTGTTAGTAGAACGAAAAACATTCTTGGCTCGCTTACCGATGTAGGCTCAGCAACAAATTCAGTGATAGGTGTTTGAGACATAACCACGTCACCAGAATCAACGAATGATAAACCAGTAACAAATGCCAATGCATCGTCTGGGTCAATCATGTTCGTAGTGTCGATACCCAAAACACGAAATTCAGTCACGCCGTCAGTACCAAAGAAGTACTCTTCTTCAGCCGTTAGGTTGTCAGTGAATTCCCATCCAGAATCACCCATTAACCACAATTCGTAATCAGCATCGAAGCCCGTTGGCAAAATAACTGAGGCTATTTCTGGACCAGACTCCACCACATAGTCGTAACCAATCGCTACGTCAGGGTCGATAAATACCACTTGATCGTCTGAAATACTAAACTCGAATTCCCAACTGCCATCAACATCATCTGAAGGCATGAAAGGGTCAAGCTCAGTTCCTGTGCCTTCGCTACCCGTTGACGCTGTGGCTAGTGTTACTTCACCGTTACGAACAGAGTATGCCCATATACCATCCTCGCCTACATTTGAGGCGTTAACGAGTTCTAAAATCGCTTCTGAATCACTACCAGGTAACGCAATAAATTGTTCGTCAGTTAGAGATATCCCTGCTCTTGATTGACCCCAAGTAATCCCATCAAATGAGATCCCTTCATCGCGGTATGAAAGCTCGTCGTAGCGAAATTCGATATCAACATCACCAGCGAGGCCGGTCTCGTCAGAGCGGTCGATGATCAATGCTTGAAAAGTGTTTTGACGATTGTTTTCGTCGTCGTCGTTATAAAATGCATCTACGCTCATGTTTAGCCACGTAACAGCGACAACACCTTCTGACGGTGAGCCAATATAAGTGTCACCGCAGCTCCAGCAGTCGTAGTTTCCCGATGCAAAAAAAGGCGTTAGGGACGCTATAGCAGGCTCTAAGTCAGAAAGCTCACTGCTATATAAATCGATGCCCCCGCTTGTAAATGCGTTAAACGTGTCAAAGTTTACTCCATCAATATTTACATCGAAAGGGAGGTCGATCGTGGGGGAATACTCGGTAAAAGTTTGGTCAGAACCGTAGTCGGCTGCGCCGCCCATACCTGAGATAATAACGTCAGCATGAGTTTGCAGAGAAAGCACAGCAAAAGACAGAGTGGCGGCAATGAGTGTGTGTTTGAATTTCATTATAAATTATACCCTAATAGACAATTTTTTGTTTTTATTTACAGCGTAGCGCGGGCTGAGTTAGCGAAATCCATGCCATAAGGTAACAATCTGATTTATAAAGGGTAATTTTTGTCTTTCGATATGAATGATAAGAGTGTGTAAGTAAAGCTGACAGTATAAGTTATTGATTGTACTAAATTTAATCAATCGGGGTTGGGCGTAGCGGAGGGCGATGATATTTATAGAGCGTACACCAAAGAGGCCGAGTACATTTCTTTTAAAAAATGATTCTGCCCCATTGTTTTATCTATCTATAAATTATCATCATCAGAAAAATTAATGCGGGCTAATCGTTCTTGCTCTTCGTCAGCAGCAGCTTGTATCTCTTCGAGTATTGCGCCTACGTCAGCCTCTTCACTGTCATCTTCAAACTCACCGGTTAGCACAGAGTTAGGCGTTAAGTTAGCTTCTTCAAACAGCGCCCACATTTCTTTTGCGTAGTTAGTATTTAATAGCTCAGGAGCAAACTCGCCGTAATAGCGTCGAATATTGTTAACGTCGCGGGCAAACATGGCCTCGGCATTATTGTTCGCCGAAGCATTAACCGCTTGAGGCAAATCGATGATTACCGGCCCATTGTTGTCAACAAGCACATTAAATTCAGATAAATCGCCGTGAATAATACCCGCGCAAAGCATAAGCATAATATTATGCATCATGATTTTATGCTGTTCTATAGCGTCTTCTTTACTAAAGCTAACGTGCCCTAATTGTGGGGCTACATCACCGTGTTCATCAGACACCAGCTCCATCAGCAGCACGCCGTCAATACAACAGTACGTATCAGGCACACGCACGCCCGCTTCGTTCAAGCGTGATAGGGCATCCACCTCTGCTGTTTGCCAAATCTCTTCCTCTATTTGGCGACCGTAGCTAGAACGTTTGCCCATGGCGCGTGCCTGGCGTCCGCCTCTTACTTTTCGGCCTTCTTGATACTGCGCCGCTTTTTTGAAGCTGCGTTTAACGGCATCTTTATAAACCTTTGCACAGCGAACATGTTCACCACAGCGAACAACAAAAACATCGGCTTCTTTACCGCTCATTAAGCGGCTTAGTACTTCGTCGATTAAACCATCATCGACGAGGGGTTGTAGGCGTTTAGGTATTTTCACTCACTGCCTGCTAAATGGTGTTGTGTTTTCATCATTGTTTATAAAGGTGCTCTATGTGTTTATTCAATTTGCTTAACTAGTATACCAGTGTTGAAAACTAAGAGCAGTGAAGTAACAGCACTTTTTTACCAATCCCTCTTTAAATGAACGACATAAATTAAATACCACTTTATTACCTAAGTGAAGTAAGCACAGGACTTTCACTAAAAACGACGCTTTCCTCTTTTTGTTCAGCAGATCTGTTAAAAGCCAATGCGCGTATCAAATTTAGGAATGGATTTCTAAATAACGGACAACGACATGAACAATAAGCAACCTGTCACGCCAAGTTTGTTACTTGCCTTAACCCCTGTGGTGCTAACCCTAATTATCTTGGGCACGCAAATTTTTTACTTTGGGGTATTTGAACCTCATATTCCTCTTACCCTCGGTCTCGCGCTAACCAGTTTAGTTGGCATGTATTTAGGCCTTACTTGGGTAGACATACGAGAAGGTATCTTCCACGTTGTTCATGTTGCACTCCCATCGGTATCGGTCTTGATAACCGTTGGTATGATTATTGGGGTTTGGATAGCCAGTGGAACGGT encodes:
- a CDS encoding DUF1272 domain-containing protein, which produces MLILKPNCECCNASLPANSSKAYICTYECTFCEDCLTGILQGICPNCGGDLQKRPIRPEKAYRPGLGLQYHSASTQRIIGQLSDQEITTFVDKMKHIPAHQR
- a CDS encoding GlxA family transcriptional regulator, whose amino-acid sequence is MMAESINTYEADTLDADTLDTDSFGTGSLGTGILGAGISTNADTENDTIPIYIVLLPELLMLDVVGPAEVFAYANRYGKIHFKLHFVGPETTLKNSLGMSLTVDPLPRTVEPNAWLLVTGMVGNELKLDTLPLQKVCGWLAEHQFAKVISVCAGALVLAKAGLLNNKKCTTHFMHCNELSALLTAKQVLENRLFVQDGNVYTSAGVSAGIDLALHLVQQQVGPQVSAKIARQMVLFIRRGMQDPSLSPYLEHRNHLQQRIHTIQDKIQQDPARSWSLDELADLGHCSKRHFARIFKDSTGITSKEYIYKLRLSLAQQLLQSSPLQVEEIAQRCGFEDSRQFRRLWARYHSSPPSSYR
- a CDS encoding outer membrane beta-barrel protein, whose translation is MELRNKLAASMVALIVASSPALAEDPKWDLAELGYVQTEIDGDDFSPSGFNASFSKALGEGFYLTGRYRDVSEDVNVFGQDVDVDLSQLSLGGGYRFNVTESTDVYAQVTYENLEVGASAQGNSESEDDNGFGATIGVRSMVTNALELGANISYLDIAEESETALGVSAYYYFTDNIAVGATYEAWDGVDFISLNARYAF
- a CDS encoding PA4780 family RIO1-like protein kinase; this encodes MKIPKRLQPLVDDGLIDEVLSRLMSGKEADVFVVRCGEHVRCAKVYKDAVKRSFKKAAQYQEGRKVRGGRQARAMGKRSSYGRQIEEEIWQTAEVDALSRLNEAGVRVPDTYCCIDGVLLMELVSDEHGDVAPQLGHVSFSKEDAIEQHKIMMHNIMLMLCAGIIHGDLSEFNVLVDNNGPVIIDLPQAVNASANNNAEAMFARDVNNIRRYYGEFAPELLNTNYAKEMWALFEEANLTPNSVLTGEFEDDSEEADVGAILEEIQAAADEEQERLARINFSDDDNL
- a CDS encoding invasion associated locus B family protein codes for the protein MSFILSQPNIAKLAALLLVFTFNAKAQTHLASPSTAAPMTSKSSVSERWSYQCKDNHCFINQVLIARNNEKAGVVGAINIALSAQKQPILTLRFSSTAKKEFGLGIKIDEGKPVRISIQQCDTKVCESNIVVDDTMLAELNNGKRFMVAFMNAEKEQTTLPFSLDGFSQAYEKLLTHANQ
- a CDS encoding PQQ-dependent sugar dehydrogenase, producing the protein MRKRITRQKIALLITLLATSFVATSQSELPTQIDMKGSKGTTLVGKAITSFENPWAMAFLPDGHSLVTEKAGTLWLLDKNQQKRFAVTNTPNVQARGQGGLGDVIVHPEFNTNNTIYISYIERDPKDDAYSGAVIERATLTISDSGANLSDRELIWHQSPKVTGNGHYSHRMVISPDGYLFITSGDRQKFTPAQNMAMNLGKVLRLNADGSVPQDNPFYGNGSVTEQIWTLGHRNPLGIDFDEQGNLWSHEMGPRHGDELNVIEKARNYGYPIVSQGDHYSGVKIPNHEDYPIYKAPENAWVPAISPAGFIIYKGDLHNGWKGNGFIGGLSSEALVRVTFSQDGQKWSVEEAERYEWGKRVREVEQDNKGNIYVLEDKEHGRLIKLQPSN
- a CDS encoding EamA family transporter: MLGKDLLIAIFIVVIWGVNFVAIAWGLEGMPPLLMGGLRFLLVASVGALFFKRPNTPFIWWVAYAVPISFLQFAFLFSAMAYGMPAGLASLALQAQALFTMIFAMFFLKESIKNYQVWAFFIAAFGLTFIALSKDEHSITALGFGLTMAGAASWALGNISARSISNRGFNSNVNLVVWSAWVPPIPFFIGSYFIEGPEQIIASLSGFSWVSFGALLYLAVGATITGYGLWSYLLTRYPAGQIAPLSLGVPVVGLSSAALMLGESITPMQWLGIILVLFGLLLNTFGGRFRRKVAVSV
- a CDS encoding nidogen-like domain-containing protein, with the translated sequence MKFKHTLIAATLSFAVLSLQTHADVIISGMGGAADYGSDQTFTEYSPTIDLPFDVNIDGVNFDTFNAFTSGGIDLYSSELSDLEPAIASLTPFFASGNYDCWSCGDTYIGSPSEGVVAVTWLNMSVDAFYNDDDENNRQNTFQALIIDRSDETGLAGDVDIEFRYDELSYRDEGISFDGITWGQSRAGISLTDEQFIALPGSDSEAILELVNASNVGEDGIWAYSVRNGEVTLATASTGSEGTGTELDPFMPSDDVDGSWEFEFSISDDQVVFIDPDVAIGYDYVVESGPEIASVILPTGFDADYELWLMGDSGWEFTDNLTAEEEYFFGTDGVTEFRVLGIDTTNMIDPDDALAFVTGLSFVDSGDVVMSQTPITEFVAEPTSVSEPRMFFVLLTAFGLFAIRARKRTK
- a CDS encoding DEAD/DEAH box helicase — protein: MSFSDLGLCTELLNTVADKGYTSASPIQQEAIPAILSKQDLIAIAQTGTGKTASFSLPILQLLVDKPRLETKDIRALIIAPTRELAAQVAQNVEQYSQNLNLRSTAVFGGVRIEPQKYELAQGVDILIATPGRLLDLYEQGDINFDHLEILVLDEADRMLDLGFIDHIHHIQKLLPEKRQTLLFSATFSKEIKTLAATMLNNPKTIELATAKDHIEKITQVLHPVDKERKNELLIYLIENNDWSQILVFTRTKRGADSLRNELEAKGIAAESIHANRTQQARTLALNGFRDGSIKVLIGTDLAARGIDIQQLPCVINVDLPYVAEDYIHRIGRTGRASSEGLAISLFSDDEAKQLKTIERLLGRQFKKTFISGFAPKPKPKPPTVKIEEDLYGNFEADDKPKGKGRSKGRKKRR